The following proteins come from a genomic window of Candidatus Obscuribacter sp.:
- a CDS encoding carbonic anhydrase yields the protein MNKQNLLPAFLGLALLASTCGALADVSPDAALKSLKAGNARYIDGKSIHPRIDAERRRATALEGQTPIAAVLGCADSRVPPEIVFDQGFADLFVVRVAGNVCAMPELASIEYSVAALKVPLIVVFGHTKCGAVEAAIKNKPLPGSLPDLIKLIRPAVEEAEKEKGAGDNLQTRATERNVARIIEDLKKSPVIKAAIDAKQLKIVGAMRHIKDGHVSWLK from the coding sequence ATGAATAAACAAAATCTCCTCCCCGCTTTTCTTGGTTTAGCACTACTTGCCTCCACCTGTGGCGCTCTTGCTGATGTCTCCCCAGATGCAGCGCTCAAGTCTCTAAAGGCGGGCAATGCTCGCTATATAGATGGTAAGAGTATCCATCCGCGCATTGATGCCGAGCGACGCCGAGCCACAGCCCTTGAGGGGCAAACACCGATTGCGGCTGTCCTCGGGTGTGCTGATTCGCGGGTGCCTCCTGAGATTGTTTTTGACCAGGGCTTTGCCGATTTATTTGTAGTGCGTGTGGCTGGCAATGTTTGCGCCATGCCTGAGCTAGCCTCAATCGAGTACTCTGTTGCGGCGCTAAAAGTGCCTTTGATAGTCGTGTTTGGTCACACCAAATGCGGTGCTGTAGAGGCTGCTATTAAAAATAAACCATTGCCCGGTAGTCTACCTGATCTGATTAAATTGATCAGACCTGCGGTAGAAGAAGCTGAAAAAGAGAAAGGCGCAGGAGACAATTTGCAAACACGTGCCACCGAGCGCAATGTTGCAAGAATCATAGAGGATCTCAAAAAGAGTCCTGTCATCAAAGCCGCAATCGATGCTAAGCAACTCAAAATCGTCGGCGCCATGAGACACATCAAAGATGGTCATGTCAGCTGGCTAAAATAG
- a CDS encoding DUF2200 domain-containing protein, which produces MTKHRIYTMSFARVYPLYVAKVERKGRTKAEVDQIICWFTGYSEKALAEHLSKQTDFETFLEQAPQLNPARVLIKGVICGVRIEEIEEETMREIRYLDKLIDELAKGKTMEKILRK; this is translated from the coding sequence ATTACTAAACATCGCATCTACACAATGAGCTTTGCCCGTGTCTATCCTCTGTATGTCGCTAAAGTTGAGAGGAAGGGGCGGACAAAGGCTGAGGTTGATCAAATCATTTGTTGGTTCACTGGATATAGTGAGAAAGCTCTGGCAGAGCATTTGAGTAAGCAAACAGACTTTGAGACTTTTCTTGAGCAAGCGCCTCAGCTCAATCCAGCGAGAGTATTGATCAAAGGTGTGATTTGCGGTGTGCGCATCGAAGAAATCGAAGAAGAGACCATGCGCGAGATTCGCTATCTGGATAAGTTAATTGATGAACTTGCAAAAGGCAAAACAATGGAGAAGATTCTGCGAAAGTAG